From Leifsonia sp. fls2-241-R2A-40a, one genomic window encodes:
- a CDS encoding ATP-binding protein — MTEPFRDSFRASADIEAIGRVHEVFERLGERRPDLPERLRGGFELAVVEVVTNVVTHSQAERPVQVELIIRTNLGGLEAVVIDDAPPAEVDIVDATTPDPEAMTESGRGLALVNLLVDRFEHAAVDGGNRWTLSVG, encoded by the coding sequence GTGACTGAGCCCTTCCGCGACTCCTTCCGTGCATCGGCCGACATCGAGGCGATCGGGCGCGTGCACGAGGTGTTCGAACGGCTGGGGGAGCGACGGCCGGACCTTCCCGAGCGGCTGCGCGGCGGGTTCGAACTCGCGGTGGTCGAGGTCGTCACCAACGTGGTGACGCACAGTCAGGCCGAGCGCCCGGTGCAGGTCGAGCTGATCATCCGCACGAACCTGGGTGGCCTGGAGGCGGTCGTCATCGACGACGCTCCTCCTGCCGAGGTCGACATCGTCGATGCGACCACGCCCGATCCCGAGGCGATGACCGAGTCGGGCCGCGGCCTCGCGCTGGTGAACCTGCTCGTCGACCGCTTCGAGCACGCGGCCGTCGACGGCGGCAACCGGTGGACGCTTTCGGTCGGGTGA
- a CDS encoding DUF2200 domain-containing protein — translation MTQDRLKRMPFASIHPLYVAKVERKGRSRDDVDTVIRWLTGYDEAGLAATIADGVDLEGFFAAAPRMNPNASLITGVICGIRVEEIDDPLMQRIRYMDKLVDEVARGKKMSSILRGDEVPSPARG, via the coding sequence ATGACCCAGGACCGCCTCAAACGGATGCCCTTCGCCTCGATCCACCCGCTCTACGTGGCGAAGGTCGAGCGCAAGGGCAGGAGCCGCGACGATGTGGACACCGTGATCCGCTGGCTCACGGGCTACGACGAGGCGGGGCTCGCAGCGACGATCGCCGACGGCGTCGACCTGGAGGGATTCTTCGCCGCCGCCCCCCGGATGAACCCGAACGCATCGCTCATCACCGGCGTGATCTGCGGGATCCGGGTGGAGGAGATCGACGACCCGCTGATGCAGCGGATCCGGTACATGGACAAGCTCGTCGACGAGGTCGCGCGGGGTAAGAAGATGTCGTCCATCCTGCGCGGCGACGAGGTTCCGAGCCCCGCGCGGGGCTGA